The DNA region CTGCACTGTATTTCTTATCAGGAGAAGCTGTTACTTCTCTATTGACGACCATCAGCTCCTTTTTAGCAAGAAGCTTACCCAGATCATATTGTGATGATTTCGTCTTCTGCGACAATAATGCTGCTCTTCCGTTACTAACATCACATGCATTTTTCCCTTCTGTTTTTTTAGTTACAGTCTTTGATCCTCCATCAGCTACTTTAGGATCCTGAACATTCTTAAATGCAGGTACTATTATAGCAAACAGACTAAGTCCTATAAAAGCCGCAATAACGGTGGTTCTTTTGTTTTTCATATTTAATTATTCTTTTATAACTGCTTCAGATTTATTCACTGCATAATTCTTCCTCAATTTCGCTGAAAGGTCTTTTACTGTTTCAGCATATTTAGAATCATTGGCAAGATTGGTAAATTCATCTTTATCATTCTGATGATCATACAACTCAACTCCTGCTCTACCTTCATCCCACTCTGTATATCTCCATCTTTCCGTGCGGATACTTCTTCCCATAATATCTTTTCTTTTTACCTGAGTAAAAGCTGGTTTATCCCAGGTAGCAGAAGGATTTTTCAAAAGAGGTGTAAGACTCTTACCTTGCAAATGTCTAGGTGCAGGTAGTCCGCATAACTCAGCAAGTGTCGGATAGATGTCAAGTAGTTCAACCGTTCTGGATGACGCTTTACCACCCTGCCCTGGAACAGATATGATCAATGGTACTCTTGCAGAATTTTCGAATAAGCTTTGCTTCATCCACTGCCCATGCTGGCCAAGGTTATAGCCATGATCACTCCATAAAACAATGATAGTATTTTCAGAAAGTTTTAAACGATCCAGAGCATCCAAAAGTCTGCCCACCTGAGCATCCATAAAAGATACGGTAGCATAATAGGCTCTCTGTGCTTCCCTCCTTTTCTGCTCATCAAGTCCCCAATGAGGAGGAGTTGTAAATAAAGCAGCTTCAGGAACATCCGCTAAATCATTTTCTTTTTCTTTTGCTAAAGGCACTTTGTTTTCATCATATAAATCAAAGTACTTTTGAGGTGCGACATAAGGAGAATGAGGTCTGAAAAATCCTACAGCAAGAAATAATGGTTCATCTTTCTTTTCTTCTAAAATTTTAATAGCCTCATTAACAATTAAACCATCCGTCTGCTCTTCATCAGTCCCTCCTGTTGCTCTATAGGCCAGAGCACTTCCCAGATGTCTTTCAGGTGTAAGATTTTTTATCAGAGCTTCTTCTGCTTTATCTCTGCCTATAGGATTAATTCTCACATTCCAGGAGATAGAATCATCAAGACCATTTGTACCAATCTGACCTGGTACTCCATAATGGAAAATTTTTCCAACACGAGCACTGTAGTAATCATTGTTCTTGAATAACTGAGGCAGCGTTACTACATCAGGAAGATTTTTTCTGAAATGTGTTTGTAATTCATAGACACCATTAACATCAGGTCTTGTACCAGTAAGCAAAGAAGTTCTGCTTGGACTGCACAAAGGAAACTGGTTATAGGCTTTATCAAATCTTACTCCCCTGGCAGCCAATCTGTCAATGTTAGGAGATTTTACGAAAGCATTTCCATAGCAACCTAAATCATTATTAAGATCATCAATAGCTATGAAAAGTACATTATACTTTTTATTTGATTTAGGTTTGTCTACTGGAGAAGCAATAGCAGCTCCAAATATGAAAACAGATAAAACTGAAAAGATAATTTTATTTTTCATTGAATTATAAAATTGTAGCGTTGTAATCTTGATTGAATTATAAATAGTGAGTTAATATTTGACCTTACTTCTCCTCAGAAATTGTTATCTTATCCTTTTTGGCAAATTCAATGACAACTTTTTTCAACTTACCATTGAAGTCAAAAGGAACCTGATATCTATCGGAAAC from Sporocytophaga myxococcoides includes:
- a CDS encoding sulfatase, giving the protein MKNKIIFSVLSVFIFGAAIASPVDKPKSNKKYNVLFIAIDDLNNDLGCYGNAFVKSPNIDRLAARGVRFDKAYNQFPLCSPSRTSLLTGTRPDVNGVYELQTHFRKNLPDVVTLPQLFKNNDYYSARVGKIFHYGVPGQIGTNGLDDSISWNVRINPIGRDKAEEALIKNLTPERHLGSALAYRATGGTDEEQTDGLIVNEAIKILEEKKDEPLFLAVGFFRPHSPYVAPQKYFDLYDENKVPLAKEKENDLADVPEAALFTTPPHWGLDEQKRREAQRAYYATVSFMDAQVGRLLDALDRLKLSENTIIVLWSDHGYNLGQHGQWMKQSLFENSARVPLIISVPGQGGKASSRTVELLDIYPTLAELCGLPAPRHLQGKSLTPLLKNPSATWDKPAFTQVKRKDIMGRSIRTERWRYTEWDEGRAGVELYDHQNDKDEFTNLANDSKYAETVKDLSAKLRKNYAVNKSEAVIKE